A segment of the Sulfitobacter sp. D7 genome:
TTGGGTGCCGCCGACAGTGAGCGTGACGTGCGCGGATTCTCTGTGAAGTTCTACACCGAGGAAGGCAACTGGGACGTTGTGGGCAACAACACCCCGATCTTCTTTGTCCGCGATGCCTATAAATTCCCGGACTTCATCCGCACCCAGAAACGCCACCCGCGCACCAACCTGCGCTCGCCCGAGGCGATGTTCGACTTCTGGGCGGCTCAGCCCGAATGCGTGCACCAGGTGACCATCCTGATGTCGGACCGCGGCATTCCGGTGAACCCGATGCACATGCACGGCTACGGCAGCCACACCTATTCGATGTGGAACGCCAAGGGCGAGCGTCATTGGGTGAAGTTCCACTTCCGCTGCCAGCAGGAAATCCGCAACCGCACCAATGAAGACGCGGAAAAGCTGATCGGCTCGACCCGCGAGAACTTCCAAGAGGATCTCTTCAACGCGATCGAAGGCGGCGAATTCCCGAAATGGGAGCTGAATATCCAAGTCATGCCCGAGGCAGAGGCCGAGACCTGCGGCTTTAACCCCTTTGACCTGACCAAAGTCTGGCCGCATGCGGATTACCCGCTGATCCCGGTCGGCATGCTGGAGTTCAACCGCAACCCCGACAACTACTTCCAAAGCATCGAGAACGCCGCCTATTCGCCCTCGAACAAGGTGCCGGGGATTGGGTTTTCACCCGATAAGATGTTGCAAGCGCGGGTCTTTTCCTATGCGGACGCGCACCGCTACCGTCTTGGCACGCATTACGAGGCCCTGCCCGCCAACGCGCCCAAGGCCGCGCCGATGCACCACTACCACAAGGACGGCTCCATGCGGTTCTTCCCCCAGCAGACCGGCCACCCGGATGCCTATTACGAGCCGAACCAATATGAGGAATCGGCCCGCCCCGACCCGTCGGTGCAAGAGCCTCCGCTGCGCATCTCGGGCGATGCGGATCGCTATGTTCAAGAGGAAACGGATGCCGATTACGTCCAGCCGCGCAAGCTCTACACCGAGGTGTTCGATCAGGCGCAGCGTGACCTTCTGCATGAGAACATGGCCGGTGCCATGGCGCCCTGTTCGCAGCAGGTAAAAGAACGCTGGTATGCGGTGCTGGAAAAAGTGCACCCCGACTATGCCGCCGGCGTGCGCAACGCCTGTGAGAAAGACGAAGTGGCGATTTCGGTGACAGATGAGACGCCGACGAAGGTCGCAGACTAAAACAACCGGGGCGGCAGGATCATCACCCTGCCGCCCCTTCTTTATCCGATCATCGGGCCGCCCGGGCCTACGGTTTCGTCGTAGTGTCGTTTGAGCCGCATCAGCGCGATCCGCAGCACGATCTTGCCTGATCGCGCCGACCATCCCAGCCGCTTTTCAGTGGTCTCCAACCCTTCCAGATAGCAGCAACAGCGCAGCACCACGTCCGACAGGCCGGGGCCGAGTTCGGCCATGGCATCTGCCACCCGCTTGCGCGCCTCTGCCGCGGCCATGCTGCCCGAGCCCTCACGCCGCCCGCTGGGTTTTGCGCCCGGCGTCAGGAAATGATCCCAATTTTGGGTCACCTCACCGCCCATCTGGGCCAGTTCGAAATCCTCACGCAGCCTTTCACCGGCATGGACCAGCCCCTCGTTCAGAAAGGGCGCACCGGATTTGTCGCGCCGCCTAGCAAGCGCAGACAGCGGGCTTTCCGATAGGCAATAGCGGCCTCGGCGCGGGACCGCATCGGCATCCGCGCCCTCTTCCGCCTCGGGGCCGCTGGCCATGCCCAGAAACGCGGTCTGATCTTCGGCAAAGCCATGGGCGCCCGCGCCTTGGTCTTCTATCATCCGCCGCAGCGCAGCCCGCCCGGCGCTGGTGATGTGATAGCGCGTTACCCGGCCTGTGCTGCCGGGGGCGATCCAATCTTTCAGGGCCATCGCCTGCGCCACGGCGCTGTCCACCACAGCGGTGCGTGCGCCGGGGCCGGTGTCCGTCTCGCGCAGGACGACGGCCTTTTCCATGCCCTCGGCCACGGCGAGGATCGCGCCCGTCTCATGCAGGCGCCGAAGGACGCGCAGCGCCTCGGCGGCGAAAGTGTCTTCGTCAAGAAGGGGGGTGGCGGGTTTGGTCATTGTCGCTGTCTTTCCTGCTGGGGGGCCAGCAGTACAATCCAAAGCGCGCCGCACCGCCCCGAGCCTGCGCAGGGCGGCATCCATCAGCGGATCGTCGCGCCTTGTCTCAATACGGCGGATTTGACGCATGATGGTCGAGGCATGGCAGCCAGCTTGGCGTGCCAAGGCCCGGATCGGTGCGCCGGTCTCCGTATGTGCGAGGTAATGTAGGGCTCCGTGCGGCACCCATCCCGGCAGGACGGTCTGTTGGATTTGGTGATGCGCCTTCAATTGACTGCCACTTCCATTTTGGCGGGTCCCCAAGCTGGAGAGTTATCCCCAGAGCTATTCACAACCTATGGATGTTTTGGTTACCTGTTGGTTAAAATCGTCGCATTTGGCAATGATTGTTTCCAAAAGGTAAACAGCACCGGTATGCGCCGTGCGCCGCGAAGCCATGACGCGCAACACACGGAAAGGTTGCGCCATGCTTCGATGATCCGGGGTGATTCACCCCCCCGTTCACCGGAGAGTTGTGATGCAAGATCTACTGACCATGCTGCAAAGACTTCACCGCCCGCGCCTGTTGATGCGCGCCGCCCGTATCGGAGCCGAGGATTACCGGCGCGGCACCCATCTGCCCCGCATATTGGGCTTTGGCATGTTGCCGCGCCACGGCACGGCGCTGATCAAACTGATCGAGATCGAGGCCGAGTTGGACACCCAGCGCAAGACGGCAGATGCAAGCTATAGCCTGATCCGGCATGTGGATGTGCTGATCGCCATGGTCGGCGAAGCGCGCTTTCTGAGAGCCGCGCAGAGCCCCAGCGCGTAGAGGCCGCGGCGGGGGAACGCCCCCCGCAGTCCCATTTTAGGTAAAGCTATCCGGCTCCGCTGCCTTGCGGGTCGCGACAAAGGCATCAAGCGCCTCGCGAATGGCCGGCTCTAGCGCGGGTTGCTGATAATCGGCGAGCATCTTTTCGACCCGCGCGGTGGCAAGGGTCTGCGTATCGCGCGCCCCCTCATCCGACCATGTCTCGAAGGGTTTGTAATCCAGCAGGTCGGATTTCCAAAACGCCTCGCGGAAGTTGTTCTGTGTATGGGCGCAACCGAGGTAATGCCCCCCCGGCCCGACTTCGCGGATTGCGTCCATGGCCTG
Coding sequences within it:
- a CDS encoding catalase, giving the protein MSKRLTTTAGAPMPTNETSKTAGSRGPVLLDDYQLIEKLAHQNRERIPERAVHAKGWGAEGTFTVTHDISEYSCAAIFSEVGKTCEILSRWSTVAGELGAADSERDVRGFSVKFYTEEGNWDVVGNNTPIFFVRDAYKFPDFIRTQKRHPRTNLRSPEAMFDFWAAQPECVHQVTILMSDRGIPVNPMHMHGYGSHTYSMWNAKGERHWVKFHFRCQQEIRNRTNEDAEKLIGSTRENFQEDLFNAIEGGEFPKWELNIQVMPEAEAETCGFNPFDLTKVWPHADYPLIPVGMLEFNRNPDNYFQSIENAAYSPSNKVPGIGFSPDKMLQARVFSYADAHRYRLGTHYEALPANAPKAAPMHHYHKDGSMRFFPQQTGHPDAYYEPNQYEESARPDPSVQEPPLRISGDADRYVQEETDADYVQPRKLYTEVFDQAQRDLLHENMAGAMAPCSQQVKERWYAVLEKVHPDYAAGVRNACEKDEVAISVTDETPTKVAD
- a CDS encoding DUF6456 domain-containing protein translates to MPGWVPHGALHYLAHTETGAPIRALARQAGCHASTIMRQIRRIETRRDDPLMDAALRRLGAVRRALDCTAGPPAGKTATMTKPATPLLDEDTFAAEALRVLRRLHETGAILAVAEGMEKAVVLRETDTGPGARTAVVDSAVAQAMALKDWIAPGSTGRVTRYHITSAGRAALRRMIEDQGAGAHGFAEDQTAFLGMASGPEAEEGADADAVPRRGRYCLSESPLSALARRRDKSGAPFLNEGLVHAGERLREDFELAQMGGEVTQNWDHFLTPGAKPSGRREGSGSMAAAEARKRVADAMAELGPGLSDVVLRCCCYLEGLETTEKRLGWSARSGKIVLRIALMRLKRHYDETVGPGGPMIG
- a CDS encoding DUF6477 family protein — translated: MQDLLTMLQRLHRPRLLMRAARIGAEDYRRGTHLPRILGFGMLPRHGTALIKLIEIEAELDTQRKTADASYSLIRHVDVLIAMVGEARFLRAAQSPSA